The Listeria sp. PSOL-1 genome includes a region encoding these proteins:
- the dnaK gene encoding molecular chaperone DnaK: MSKIIGIDLGTTNSAVSVLEGGEAKIIPNPEGARTTPSVVAFKNGERQVGEVAKRAAITNPNTISSIKRHMGTDYKVNVEDKDYTPQEISAIILQYLKNYAEDYLGEKVDKAVITVPAYFNDAERQATKDAGKIAGLEVERIINEPTAAALAYGLDKTDTDHTILVFDLGGGTFDVSILELGDGVFEVHSTAGDNQLGGDDFDQKIIDYLVAEFKKENGIDLSKDKMALQRLKDAAEKAKKDLSGVTSTQISLPFITAGEAGPLHLEVNLTRAKFDELTHDLVERTLEPTRRALKDASLSAKDIDQVILVGGSTRIPAVQEAITKELGKEPHRGVNPDEVVAMGAAIQGGVITGDVTDVVLLDVTPLSLGIETMGGVMTVLIDRNTTIPTSKSQTFSTAADNQPAVDIHVLQGERPMSKDNKTLGRFQLADIPPAPRGVPQIEVSFDIDKNGIVTVRAKDLGTGKEQNIVIKSSSGLTDEEIEKMVKDAEANAEEDKKTKENAELRNNADQLVFSVEKTLKELEGKVDAEEVKKAETARDELTEALKGEDFDAIKEKTDALNEIAQNLSVKLYEQAAAEQAKQGENPEQKAADGSEDVVDAEFEEINDDDKDKK; encoded by the coding sequence ATGAGTAAAATAATTGGTATTGACTTAGGAACAACAAATTCAGCTGTTTCAGTACTTGAAGGTGGAGAAGCAAAAATCATCCCTAATCCAGAAGGCGCACGCACAACACCATCTGTTGTTGCCTTTAAAAATGGTGAACGTCAAGTAGGTGAAGTAGCAAAACGTGCAGCAATCACGAACCCAAATACAATCTCTTCCATCAAACGTCATATGGGTACAGACTATAAAGTAAACGTGGAAGATAAAGACTATACTCCCCAAGAAATCAGTGCGATCATTTTACAGTATTTAAAAAATTATGCTGAAGATTATCTTGGTGAAAAAGTTGATAAAGCAGTAATCACTGTTCCAGCATATTTCAATGATGCTGAACGTCAAGCAACAAAAGATGCCGGTAAAATTGCTGGACTTGAAGTGGAGCGTATCATCAACGAACCAACTGCTGCAGCTTTAGCTTATGGTTTAGATAAAACAGATACCGATCATACCATCCTTGTATTTGACCTTGGAGGCGGAACTTTTGATGTGTCCATCTTAGAGCTTGGTGATGGTGTCTTTGAGGTTCATTCAACAGCTGGTGATAACCAGCTTGGTGGTGATGATTTTGACCAAAAAATCATCGACTATTTGGTCGCTGAATTTAAAAAAGAAAATGGCATCGACCTTTCTAAAGATAAAATGGCATTACAACGTCTAAAAGATGCTGCTGAAAAAGCTAAAAAAGATCTTTCTGGTGTAACAAGCACGCAAATATCGTTACCATTTATTACTGCAGGTGAAGCAGGCCCCCTTCATTTAGAAGTCAATTTAACACGTGCTAAATTTGATGAATTAACACACGATTTAGTAGAACGTACACTTGAACCAACGCGTAGAGCTTTAAAAGATGCTTCACTTTCTGCTAAAGATATTGATCAAGTTATTCTTGTCGGGGGATCAACACGTATTCCAGCTGTACAAGAAGCCATTACAAAAGAACTTGGAAAAGAACCTCACCGCGGGGTTAACCCTGATGAAGTAGTAGCAATGGGAGCTGCAATTCAAGGCGGCGTGATTACAGGAGACGTGACAGATGTTGTTTTACTTGACGTAACACCACTTTCGCTTGGTATTGAAACAATGGGTGGCGTTATGACTGTATTAATTGATCGTAATACAACCATTCCAACGTCTAAATCACAAACGTTCTCAACAGCAGCTGATAATCAACCAGCCGTTGATATTCATGTCTTACAAGGTGAGCGTCCAATGTCTAAAGATAACAAAACACTGGGTCGTTTCCAACTTGCCGATATTCCACCAGCACCACGTGGCGTTCCGCAAATCGAAGTATCTTTTGATATTGACAAAAATGGGATTGTAACGGTTCGTGCAAAAGACCTTGGCACAGGTAAAGAACAAAATATCGTCATCAAATCCTCTTCAGGCCTAACCGACGAAGAAATCGAAAAAATGGTGAAAGATGCAGAAGCAAATGCTGAAGAAGATAAGAAAACAAAAGAAAATGCTGAACTTCGGAACAATGCAGATCAACTTGTCTTTTCAGTAGAAAAAACACTTAAAGAGCTTGAAGGAAAAGTTGATGCGGAAGAAGTTAAAAAAGCAGAAACTGCTCGTGATGAGCTTACAGAAGCCCTAAAAGGCGAAGATTTTGATGCAATTAAAGAAAAAACAGATGCATTAAATGAAATCGCGCAAAATCTTTCTGTAAAACTTTACGAACAAGCTGCGGCTGAGCAAGCAAAACAAGGTGAAAATCCAGAACAAAAAGCAGCTGATGGTAGTGAAGATGTAGTCGATGCTGAATTTGAAGAAATTAATGACGATGATAAAGATAAAAAATAA